The DNA segment CTGGCCCCAGGGACTCAGACCTGACACAGTGTACCTTCAGGGATGGGGGTTTCCACGGTGACAGCCGCTCGGATCCTAAAGGGGCAGATGGCTGGCAAGCCGGGACCTGAGACACCCCTGGCCATGGACCAGTTCCCATACCTGGCTCTGTCCAAAGTAAGCGCCTAGTGGCCTCAGGGTGGTCTACACCAGAGGGGTGGGTGTGGGCCTAGGGAGCAGGGTAGGAGGGAAAGCCCaggagggctgggggctgagaTAGGGGCTGGGGGCTGTAAGGATGGGCCCAGGGCCTGGGTCAGGAGCTGGATGTCTACCCCAGCAGAGCTAAAGGCGTCTCTGCCCCCAGACATACAACGTGGACAGAGATGTGCCCGACAGCGCAGGCACGACCACTGCCTACCTGTGTGGGGTCAAGACCCGTATGAAGGTCATCGGTGTAAGTGCAGCCGCCCAATTTAATCAGTGTAACACGACATATGGGAACGAGGTCACGTCTGTGATGAACCGGGCCAAGAAAGCAGGTGGGCTTGGGCATCAGCTTCCTGGGCAGGGACGGGCTCAGAGACCTCGATGGCCCACCGTGACCTCTGCCACCCTCAGGGAAGTCCGTGGGAGTGGTGACCACCACCACAGTGCAGCACGCCTCCCCAGCCGGGGCCTACGCGCACACGGTGAACCGAAACTGGTATTCTGATGCTAATATGCCTGCCGAGGCCAAGAGGGAGGGCTGCCAGGACATTGCCACACAGCTGGTCTACAACATGGACATTGATGTGAGTTGTGACGTGAAAGgcaaggggcagggctgggaagaAGGGGTGGGACACACACCTGACAGTCCTAGGTAACCCACAGCCCTGGGGCCTTGGAGGTCTCCGTATGTTTGCAGGCAGTATTGTTGGcagaggttggggtggggtgggagtggggcacGATGTAAGAACTAGAAGTGGGGACAGGCCTTTCTCACAGACCTGGTGGGTAAAGAGTCTAGGGGCTCTGTGTAAGAGGAGCAAAGGGCCAGCCAGGACCCAAACCCACCTGCCTTAATCTCTGGTCCCAGGTGATCCTGGGTGGAGGCCGAATATACATGTTTCCTGAGGGAACCCCAGACCCTGAATACCCAGGCAATACAAAACAGAATGGAGTCCGGAAGGACAAGCGGAACCTGGTGCAGGAGTGGCAGGCCAAGCACCAGGTGATGGGGGCTCACGGGTGCGGGGGGTACAGCAGGGCTGGGCCTGGCGTGGCGGGCTATGGGCTGAGGCCTGGTTCTGCCCTCCCAGGGAGCCCAGTATGTGTGGAACCGCACGGCGCTCCTTCAGGCGGCCAATGACTCCAGTGTAACACACCTCATGGGTAACGACGCCACCCACCCCCACTGTCCTCCCCAGGAAGGGTGCCACgggtccccccaccccatccccagcttGCAGGTCGCCACTGGTCCCATTTCTCACAGGCCTCTTTGAGCCAGGAGATATGACCTATGACATCCACCGAGACCACATCAAGGACCCATCTCTGGAGGAGATGACGGAGGCAGCCGTGCGTGTGCTGAGCAGAAACCCTCGGGGCTTCTTCCTCTTCGTGGAGGGTGAGTGGCAGCTCCTTGCAGATCAGAGGGAAAGGGGTGGCACTCAGGGTGGCTTTTGCATCACCCACCTTCCACATGACGTTCTTGCAGGAGGCCGCATTGACCACGGTCACCATGAAAGCATAGCTTATCGGGCACTGACCGAGGCGGTCATGTTCGACAATGCCATCGCCAAGGCTAGCCAGCTCACCAGTGAAGCAGACACACTGACCCTTGTCACCGCCGACCACTCCCACGTCTTCACTTTCGGTGGCTACCCACTTCGTGGGACCTCCATTTTTGGTAAGCCAGGGAGAGTGGCAAGTTCTTGTCCTGAGTTACATTGCACAAAGTGCTCTTGAGTCAGCTCCCTCGTCTGCAAAGTGgagtaatattaataatagcaGCTGCCCTGCCTGGCTCTGGTAAGGATTAAGCCAGTGAACAAACAAGAAGTGCCTGAGCTCAGCACGCAGGAGGCACCCCAAAGGATCGGGTCAGTGTGATTATGGGGTCCCCTCTTCCCTGCAGGGCTGGCCGATGGCAAGGCCAAAGATGGCAAGTCCTATACCACCCTTCTCTATGGCAACGGCCCGGGGCACCGGCTGGTCATGGGCTCACGACCTGATGTGAATGAAAAGGAGAGCAGTGAGTGCAGTGGGTGGGCCCTGGGGAGCAAGGCGGGGGGcggatgggaggaagggaagacCCTACTCTGGAACTCCTGAGAGGGGGAGGCCGCCTCCCTGCTTGCCCTGaatcccctccctcctctcagtgGACCCCGAGTACCAGCAGCAATCCGCAGTGCCCCTATGGGGCGAGACCCACGCCGGTGAGGACGTGGCAGTGTTTGCACGAGGCCCGTGGGCACACCTGGTGCACGGCGTGCAGGAGCAGACCTTCGTGGCGCATGTCATGGCCTTTGCTGCCTGCGTGGAGCCCTACACCACCGACTGCCACCCTCACCCCCATAGTGGTCCCTCGGACACCGCCCACCAGGCAGCCTGCCCATCCTCACTGGCACTGCTGGCcggggccctgctgctgctgctggtgcccaCCCTGCACTGAGGCCCACCCACCCGGGCCTCagggcctcctccccacccccaaccttagTGGACCCAAACCACCCTGGAAGCTGAAACCCTGACTTTCCTGTGAGAGCCACAGTCCTCACTGCCCCCACCTCGGTAGCCTCAGATTTTATTGGAGCTGCCCAGACCCCAGGAAAGGCAGGGGCTCAGACCACCCAGTCTCTTCTCCCCACCCAACAGCCCTGCCTGAGGACCAGGCTGGCACCAGAGGTGTCCCCCAGGGAACCAGGACCTACCAAGACCCCCACTGGGGTCTTCC comes from the Bos taurus isolate L1 Dominette 01449 registration number 42190680 breed Hereford chromosome 2, ARS-UCD2.0, whole genome shotgun sequence genome and includes:
- the LOC516378 gene encoding intestinal-type alkaline phosphatase, which encodes MQGACVLLLLGLRLQLSLGLVPVEEEDPAFWNRQAAQALDVAKKLQPIQTAAKNVILFLGDGMGVSTVTAARILKGQMAGKPGPETPLAMDQFPYLALSKTYNVDRDVPDSAGTTTAYLCGVKTRMKVIGVSAAAQFNQCNTTYGNEVTSVMNRAKKAGKSVGVVTTTTVQHASPAGAYAHTVNRNWYSDANMPAEAKREGCQDIATQLVYNMDIDVILGGGRIYMFPEGTPDPEYPGNTKQNGVRKDKRNLVQEWQAKHQGAQYVWNRTALLQAANDSSVTHLMGLFEPGDMTYDIHRDHIKDPSLEEMTEAAVRVLSRNPRGFFLFVEGGRIDHGHHESIAYRALTEAVMFDNAIAKASQLTSEADTLTLVTADHSHVFTFGGYPLRGTSIFGLADGKAKDGKSYTTLLYGNGPGHRLVMGSRPDVNEKESMDPEYQQQSAVPLWGETHAGEDVAVFARGPWAHLVHGVQEQTFVAHVMAFAACVEPYTTDCHPHPHSGPSDTAHQAACPSSLALLAGALLLLLVPTLH